In Arthrobacter sp. SLBN-83, one DNA window encodes the following:
- a CDS encoding SGNH/GDSL hydrolase family protein, producing MTIEKQELRSIEAGPARHPWHRFVALGDSYTEGIGDPEPHSLGGLRGWADRVAEELAAGQPDFAYANLAIRGMLLRQILDGQLAPALELKPDLVAMSGGGNDIVFRHGDPDKLAEKIDEAVGVLAATGATVLLYAGPDWGNTPVFGKIRGRVAIYNEHLHRIGARHHAIMVDLWCLPELQHALMWDPDRLHLSPLGHHSVAVATLNALGVPHALKPLQPRPLPAHGWTQARAEDLVWARQYFVPWVLKRLRPHQSDDSLAAKRPLPGPVFGLGRPGPFPPGHPVAGHPVAGRHTGMAGGPAPEGHAA from the coding sequence ATGACCATCGAGAAGCAGGAACTGCGCTCCATTGAGGCAGGACCGGCCAGGCACCCCTGGCACCGGTTCGTCGCGCTGGGGGACTCCTACACCGAAGGAATCGGCGACCCCGAACCGCACAGCCTGGGCGGCCTGCGGGGCTGGGCCGATCGGGTGGCGGAGGAACTGGCCGCCGGCCAGCCTGATTTCGCCTATGCCAACCTGGCCATCCGCGGCATGCTGCTGAGGCAGATCCTCGACGGGCAATTGGCGCCGGCCCTGGAACTCAAGCCCGACCTGGTTGCCATGTCCGGCGGCGGCAACGATATCGTGTTCCGCCACGGCGACCCGGACAAGCTGGCGGAAAAGATCGACGAGGCTGTAGGGGTCCTGGCCGCCACGGGTGCCACCGTGCTGCTGTACGCCGGCCCCGACTGGGGGAATACGCCGGTCTTCGGCAAGATCCGCGGCCGCGTGGCGATCTACAACGAGCACCTGCACAGGATCGGGGCCCGGCACCACGCCATCATGGTTGACCTGTGGTGCCTGCCTGAGCTCCAGCACGCGCTGATGTGGGACCCGGACCGGCTGCACCTGTCCCCGCTGGGCCATCACTCCGTTGCCGTCGCCACCCTCAACGCCCTGGGCGTGCCACACGCGCTCAAGCCACTCCAGCCGCGGCCGCTTCCCGCCCACGGGTGGACGCAGGCCCGGGCCGAGGACCTGGTGTGGGCGCGGCAGTACTTCGTGCCATGGGTACTGAAGCGCCTGCGCCCGCACCAGTCTGACGACTCCCTCGCGGCGAAGCGGCCGCTGCCCGGTCCGGTGTTCGGCCTTGGCCGTCCAGGTCCGTTCCCGCCGGGCCACCCCGTCGCAGGCCACCCCGTCGCGGGCCGGCACACCGGAATGGCCGGCGGGCCCGCGCCGGAGGGCCACGCGGCCTAG
- a CDS encoding GAF domain-containing protein: MAADPTGQVGWGPLPVTPEPVFDSKDVEDYLWEVTRDFMAGIKGERRSISWAATLFRLGKARTLAASTEQAREADREQCSFADGPVMEAVRSGEFVLLSDLSRDRRWPGYSSAAAVHGVQSLLSVPILTEGATSAAINLYAPSPHTFTSDDLVHSQSYVRQVARALRVVVRVAERAEATAGLAVVQSSLVLVDLAVRSLMNEYGLTREGALRFLQTQALHHELDLRDAALNVVAPSGMDRGAGQPSGLRQETYDGVSELPRPSAAGRDFPTGTSPRKDAAAGKEPPSAAEGRTA, translated from the coding sequence ATGGCCGCTGATCCCACGGGGCAGGTTGGCTGGGGACCGCTTCCAGTTACCCCGGAGCCGGTTTTCGACAGCAAGGACGTTGAAGACTACCTCTGGGAAGTGACCCGCGACTTCATGGCGGGTATCAAAGGTGAGCGCCGCAGCATCAGCTGGGCGGCCACCCTCTTTCGCCTGGGCAAGGCACGCACCCTCGCGGCCAGTACCGAGCAGGCAAGAGAGGCTGACCGGGAGCAATGTTCGTTCGCCGACGGACCGGTGATGGAAGCCGTGCGCTCCGGGGAATTCGTCCTGCTGTCGGACCTGAGCCGGGACCGCCGCTGGCCTGGGTATTCCAGCGCCGCCGCCGTCCACGGCGTGCAGTCACTGCTCTCGGTCCCCATCCTCACTGAGGGCGCCACCAGCGCCGCCATCAATCTTTACGCGCCGTCTCCGCACACCTTCACCAGTGACGACCTGGTGCACAGCCAAAGTTATGTGCGCCAGGTGGCGCGGGCCCTGCGTGTTGTGGTCCGGGTGGCTGAGCGCGCGGAAGCAACGGCGGGTCTCGCCGTCGTCCAAAGCTCCCTGGTCCTGGTGGACCTTGCGGTGCGCAGCCTCATGAACGAATACGGGCTCACCCGTGAGGGTGCCCTGCGGTTCCTGCAGACGCAGGCGCTGCACCACGAACTGGACCTCCGGGACGCGGCACTGAATGTAGTGGCTCCCAGCGGAATGGACCGCGGGGCCGGGCAGCCTTCGGGGCTGCGGCAGGAAACGTACGACGGCGTGTCGGAGCTCCCGCGGCCGTCGGCGGCGGGGCGTGACTTTCCAACCGGAACGTCGCCCCGCAAGGACGCGGCGGCGGGGAAGGAACCCCCGTCAGCTGCAGAAGGGAGGACGGCATGA